The window GAACTTTTGCAGCTTTACTTTGTCCGCTGACTTTATCTGAAGGAGACAACGGAAGTGGTGCAATAAATAATATTTTCATCCTTAATTTTCGTTTTCTATCCAATTCCACACTTTTTGCAATCCTTCTTCCATAGGCGTTTTTTTGTGCCAACCTGTATGGTCTAACAATTTTGTGGTATCCAATACATTGTATGCACAATCAAAATTACGTGAAGATTTATGGTTTAACTGTAACTGACTACCCGTTATTTCTTCAATTTTAGCAATAATTTCTCGAATTGAGTGTCCATCACCACTTCCTACATTATAAATTGTTGTTTTTCCTGAATTCTTTTCCATTAGAATCGAACTTTCTACAGCTTCAACAAGATCACCTACAAAGATAAAATCCCTGATTACTCTACCCTCATCATATAAGTCTAAAATCGTGTTATTTTTAATTGAATTAAAAGCAAAGCCAACGATCCCTTGAGGTTTTACTAAATTTTGGTAAGGGCCATATACATTTGATGGTCTTAAAATAACAGATTCAAATGATTTGTCCTGCGTAATATATCTTACATAATCTTCTGCCACAACTTTAGAAAGACCATAATTGGAAATCGGATTTAATTCTTGGATTTCCTTGATGGGCTGATGCGTTGATACATTTCCATAAACCGTACCGCCTGACGAAAGGTAAACAAACTTAGCAAGCGAAGAAATTTGTTCTGCCTTTTCCAAAAACTTTACAATTGGCGAAACGTTCAGCATGAAATCATCAACTAAACTTTCATCTTTTGTAGAAGGTACAGATGCATGCACCAACCAGATCACAGCATCAGCACTCTCACAAATTCCAATTAATTCTGGAGTGTGATGTATATCAACAGAAAAGTAACGTATATATTTGTTTTCAGCTGCTGCTCCACTTATACTACGATCGATCACCGAAACTTGATATCCTTTATTCGCAAAATAGCTGGCAAAATTTTTACCGATAAACCCGTTTCCTCCAATAATTGCAACTGTTTTCATTATCTAGTATTTATTTATTAAGGAAATTTATCCTTTTTTTATTTTCCCAACAGTAATATACTTCTTTATAGCATATTACTGTTCCATAGAACTGTAATCCTTAATTTCGCCTTCTATTCTTAAATTTATGATATTCATCAAGCATGATGTCAGTAAACTTTTGCGCAACATTTACAAAATTAAAGTTATCTACAATATTTTTAACGGAATTATTTTTGTAGATACTGAATTCTTCTTTCGGCATGCTACCGAATGTAAAGATTGCCTGTCTGAATTCTTCTACAGAACCTTCTGAAAAAATAATTCCCTTTTTATTACTTGCTCTTTCTATATTAATTTCATTCTCTTCTAAAACTACAGGGAGGCCACAAGCTTGAGCTTCAAAATAGCTCATGCTGCATTGTCTTGGATATACAGCAACATCTGCTAATTGGTAAAATCTAACCAGTTCATAATAATTTTGAGTAGGGAATCTCAAAATATTGTTTTCAGAGGCCTGTAATATACTATCTACTTTCTTGCCATACTCATTGTCTAAAGAATTCCCAACAATCACAAACTTAATTGCTCTATTTTCCAATTCAATTTTATTTTTTATAGCTTCTGCAAATTGTAGAGCACCTTTAGAAACATCTAACTTTCCAGCATATAGCACAACATAATCGTCTTTTTCAATTTTTAGTTCTGCTCTGAACTTTTGTTTTAATTCACTATCAGGCTTAAAATAATTAACATCGGTTCCAAAAGAAAGTAACTTGGTTTTTTCTAGAGGAATATGGTAATGCTTTTGCACAAAATCGCTATCTACAACTCTGATGAGCGGAATATTGTTTTTAAGAATAATCGGTGTAACAAATTTTCTATAAAATTTACGAAAATATTCGCTGAATTTATTCTCTGAAGCCATTTCTAGCATATGGCAGTCTAATACATAAGGGACATTCATTCTTTTGTACGCCCATAAGAGTTTAATTCCTGTAAGGGTATCTTCATTGTGCATGAACAGTACATCAGGTTTAAGACTTCGGATCTTTTTATGCAATCCTGGCTTAAAGATAGATCTACCACTATAAAACCTATAGATTGGATGCCTTACTACTTTTACACCCGTCCTTTCTGTAAACTGTTTATCTTTTTCTTCGATATTGTCTTTACCGAAAAAAGACGTCAAGAAATCCGGCATTTTCTGCATTTCTGAAGCTACAATAGTAACATCATGTCCTTGCTCAACTTGAAGCTTAGTTAAAAGATTCAGCTGATATCCGGCATTGGGATGAAAAAAATCTTCTACATGTACAAATTTCATTTAGCTATAATTTTTAAGGTTGTCAAGGATAAATTGTCCTGTGTGTCCATCCCCATATAAAAACTCGTCAAAACCTTTATTAGTTTCTGTTATTTTACCTGCCTTTTCTATAATTTCTTCCTGATTGATACTAGAGAGAAAATTATAACCATATTCTACTAACTCAACCCACTCTGTTTCATCACGAAGTGTTAGGCACATTTTTTTAAAAAAGTATGCTTCCTTTTGCAATCCACCACTATCGGTAATAACAAAGCTACAATTCTGTAAGCACCATATCATTTCGAAGTAACTGATTGGATCTGCAAAAATAATGTTTGGATATGTTGTCACATACTCACTGTCCATTTCTTCTATTTTCCCTCTGGTTCTCGGGTGTACAGGAAAGAAGACTTTCTTTTCTTTACCAATTTCGTTTAACCCTGATAAAATGATTGACAAATGCTGTTGATCATCGGTATTTACTGGTCTATGAATAGTGCATAGCACAAAGCCTTCCGTAACTCCATCAACTCCTTTTTTCACTTTATCAGCATAAAACATAGAAGCATCAAGCATGACATCTCCTGTTTTAACAATTTTTTTATCTCGCAAATTTTGATAACCCTCCATTTGCAAATTTTTTACCGCACTGTCGGTCGGACAAAAAAGAATATCGCTAAGTCTATCTGTTACAATCCTATTGATTTCTTCAGGCATCAAATTATTAAAAGATCTTAGTCCGGCCTCTACATGAGCAAGTTTGATATGCAATTTGGATGCAACAAGTGCACCTGCAAGTGTAGAATTAGTATCTCCATAAACCATAATCCAATCTGGCTTTTCTTCCATTGCTATTTTTTCAATCTCAATCATCATCAGAGCTGTCATTTCACCATGATATTTGCTTTTTATTTTTAGCTGATAATTTGGCTTGGGAATTTGCATTTCCTCAAAAAAAACATCAGACATATTTGAGTCGTAGTGTTGGCCAGTATGGACTAAAAGTTCGGTCACACTGTCATCCTTCGCAATGATTCTGCTCAAGACAGCTGCTTTAACGAATTGTGGCCTAGCTCCTATTATGGTTAAAATTTTCATTGATGTAAGGGTTATTAATGGTGCTTTTAAATAATAAGATGATCAAAATCCAAAAGCCACCACCTGTTACCAATGATGAAAATAAGGATTGATTAAGAAGTATAGTAATATATGGGATCAGGATACAGATAATAAACAATTTGTTATATCCCGCGCAAATTCTGTTAAATAGCAAAAAAATACAAAAAAGCAGGAGTGAAGCAATAATAATTCCTGCTTCGCCCAAACTTGCAATACCGTCAATAGCCCAAAAATTTGCATTAGCATTCATATCATCGCTCCAATATTCCTTCCCAACAACTTGTCCAACCGCTAAATCACCATAGGGATAAGCGCCTGTAATGGCATTGATAATACGCACGTGTGAATAGTAGGTTAACGGATGATCCATAAAGAACTTCTGATAAAAATTAGTAAGAATTCCGCCAGTTCCTAGTGTCCGCATCCAAAATATTGCAATAAAAAAAATATTTGTTGGTACAACTAACGTAAACGTCATAATTGAGGATAGTGCAATTCCAATAGAAGAAAATGAATTTTTCAGATTACTATTCTTTAAAAAATAATACAATGCAAGAATAAAAACAGGGAATAAAAATATTGATTTATCTGCTTTTGACATATAGCAAATTAAAGCACCAGATATAGAAGCTATGAAATACCATTTCTTTTTTGCGAATAAGCCATATGCAGCACATATCGGTATCATTACATTTGCTAACCAGGTACTTAAATAACCTGTAAATACATCCGTACCAATACCCTCTGTCGATGATCTTTGCAGATACACATCTTCGTACGATGCAAAATTTAAATTGTTCCTGAAGATAAACGCTATGTAAAATGAACATATCCACGTAAGTCCTAATATTATCTTCATTAAATTCAAATTGGAAGGTATAAAAAGCTTGGTTTTGAACCGAACTCTATCCGCTAAAAATAATATTGACATTCCGATCATAAATAAAAGCTGCAACTGCATAATATATAATACTGGCTGCTCCATTACGAAAAAAAATGTAATGATGATGGATACGTACAATACGAAATAGATGAAAATAGATATAAAGCTAGAAATTTGTTTTACCCCCCTGTAAAATATCAAAGGAAAGAGGGTGACGAAAAAAATATATAAGATAAAGATCTTATTGTCTAATCTTCCATCTACGATTTGAAATGAGGCATAGCCATATTTGAAATTGAGAATTTTGATATACCCAAGATAGAATAGCACAGCATACACTAATCCAACAAAATACTTAAAGCTTGAATGTCTAAATATTCTCTTTAGCATTTTTAACAATTTTATAGGTTAGTGATAAAAAAACCAAATTGAATATGATGGAGTTCAATGAAAAAAACACTAACGAATAGGCCGCACTCTTAAACCAGTAATACCCCATATAAATCAATGAAATACTACAAACAGCATTTAATATCTGTAGTTTCATAAATATTTTCTGTTTCTCGTAAATATTGAAAAGCGTATTAAGGGGCAAGACAACGAACTCTATCGCTAGCATTAAACACAAAATTCTGGCATAATAACCTGCAGTTACCCATTGAGCTCCGAAAAAAAATAAAAAAATGTATGGAGCTACAATAAAAATGGCAAGATATATAGGGCCAGATATAATTGCAAGTTTTTTTAATGTAGACAGGTAAAGTGCCTTACAATTACCAGATTTTCTAATTTCATCTATAGCCTCATTTCTAAAAACATTTCCTATAGAAGAAGTGATTAGAATATTTGGCAGCCTGATTATTCTATTTGCCATGGCAAAAAATCCCACTGTTGTTGCATTATATAATGCTGAAAATATGATTGGAATAAATTGCTGGCTTGCAGACAATGATAAATCGGAAACAATCATATATTTTGGGAAATAGATATATTTCTTCATCACTTGAAGAACTGAGCTCTTGTCCTCATTTAACCTACTCAGTTCTCGATCCTTAAAAAATAAAAATAAGGTGGAAATTGCTATTCCGAATAATAAAGAATAAATCATCCCATGTGAAAAGTGAAGTAAACCGAAAACAATACTGATCAACGCTGTAGCGATCACTTGCAATGAACTCGAAAATGCAATTAGTTTATAATCTTTCTTTCTTTGAAACCAATAACCTAATGCAGAATAAATAGCTACGAAAAAAATATAAATAGGAGCTAAATAAGCAGTTGGAGAATGCAAAAATCCTGTACTATCATTTATATTAATCAAATCTTTAAGGAAGACAATTCCGACAAAATATATTCCGGCGATCGTAGACCCCGTATAGATAATAAGTTGTATGATTTTCTTTGATTCGCTGTCTGATTCAGGAAGTCCGATTGCCAATTCAAAACGACCAGTTGAAAGCACAGCAAAAAAAGTACTTATACTGGTAAATAATGATAAATATCCGAAATCTGAAACTGAAAATAGACGAGATAATGCAGTAGATGAAGCAAGTACTACAAGCTGGCTAATGATAGATCCAGAGGCCAAGATTGAAACGCTCTTGACGAACTTATTTTCAAAAATGCTGCGAAATCGATTTTTTAATTTTTTCAATTTAACTATGATATATTCTTTCAATAATATCTACAACCTTTAAGCCTTCTAAAGCATTAGTTGTGATATTCCCCTTTCCATTTATCACATCAACAATATTTTCGTATATGTAATGATGATTTGCGGCAGAACCTTTATAGGGTCCATAATCGTTTGGAGGATTACTTTCTTTTAAAACCGGCATATCATAATTCTTGATGTGGCAATATTCAACCTCATTCATGTATTGACCACCAACTTTTATTGAGCCATTTTCAGCAATTACGG is drawn from Pedobacter sp. HDW13 and contains these coding sequences:
- a CDS encoding NAD-dependent epimerase/dehydratase family protein; the encoded protein is MKTVAIIGGNGFIGKNFASYFANKGYQVSVIDRSISGAAAENKYIRYFSVDIHHTPELIGICESADAVIWLVHASVPSTKDESLVDDFMLNVSPIVKFLEKAEQISSLAKFVYLSSGGTVYGNVSTHQPIKEIQELNPISNYGLSKVVAEDYVRYITQDKSFESVILRPSNVYGPYQNLVKPQGIVGFAFNSIKNNTILDLYDEGRVIRDFIFVGDLVEAVESSILMEKNSGKTTIYNVGSGDGHSIREIIAKIEEITGSQLQLNHKSSRNFDCAYNVLDTTKLLDHTGWHKKTPMEEGLQKVWNWIENEN
- a CDS encoding glycosyltransferase family 4 protein, producing the protein MKFVHVEDFFHPNAGYQLNLLTKLQVEQGHDVTIVASEMQKMPDFLTSFFGKDNIEEKDKQFTERTGVKVVRHPIYRFYSGRSIFKPGLHKKIRSLKPDVLFMHNEDTLTGIKLLWAYKRMNVPYVLDCHMLEMASENKFSEYFRKFYRKFVTPIILKNNIPLIRVVDSDFVQKHYHIPLEKTKLLSFGTDVNYFKPDSELKQKFRAELKIEKDDYVVLYAGKLDVSKGALQFAEAIKNKIELENRAIKFVIVGNSLDNEYGKKVDSILQASENNILRFPTQNYYELVRFYQLADVAVYPRQCSMSYFEAQACGLPVVLEENEINIERASNKKGIIFSEGSVEEFRQAIFTFGSMPKEEFSIYKNNSVKNIVDNFNFVNVAQKFTDIMLDEYHKFKNRRRN
- the wecB gene encoding non-hydrolyzing UDP-N-acetylglucosamine 2-epimerase, with the protein product MKILTIIGARPQFVKAAVLSRIIAKDDSVTELLVHTGQHYDSNMSDVFFEEMQIPKPNYQLKIKSKYHGEMTALMMIEIEKIAMEEKPDWIMVYGDTNSTLAGALVASKLHIKLAHVEAGLRSFNNLMPEEINRIVTDRLSDILFCPTDSAVKNLQMEGYQNLRDKKIVKTGDVMLDASMFYADKVKKGVDGVTEGFVLCTIHRPVNTDDQQHLSIILSGLNEIGKEKKVFFPVHPRTRGKIEEMDSEYVTTYPNIIFADPISYFEMIWCLQNCSFVITDSGGLQKEAYFFKKMCLTLRDETEWVELVEYGYNFLSSINQEEIIEKAGKITETNKGFDEFLYGDGHTGQFILDNLKNYS
- a CDS encoding oligosaccharide flippase family protein, with the translated sequence MKKLKNRFRSIFENKFVKSVSILASGSIISQLVVLASSTALSRLFSVSDFGYLSLFTSISTFFAVLSTGRFELAIGLPESDSESKKIIQLIIYTGSTIAGIYFVGIVFLKDLININDSTGFLHSPTAYLAPIYIFFVAIYSALGYWFQRKKDYKLIAFSSSLQVIATALISIVFGLLHFSHGMIYSLLFGIAISTLFLFFKDRELSRLNEDKSSVLQVMKKYIYFPKYMIVSDLSLSASQQFIPIIFSALYNATTVGFFAMANRIIRLPNILITSSIGNVFRNEAIDEIRKSGNCKALYLSTLKKLAIISGPIYLAIFIVAPYIFLFFFGAQWVTAGYYARILCLMLAIEFVVLPLNTLFNIYEKQKIFMKLQILNAVCSISLIYMGYYWFKSAAYSLVFFSLNSIIFNLVFLSLTYKIVKNAKENI